TCTcgcacgtctcctgcactggccagcaggttctttaccactagcaccacctgggaagcacatctATTCCATAGGATTTTATTACAAATCATGATATACATCAATACTGATATTAAATACAAATCCAAGTAAGAAAAcaagcatctttaaaaaaaaaatagtattggggtgcttgcctggcagtccagtggttaagaatctgccttgcagtgcaagggaccttggttcgatccctggtctgggaagatcccacatgcagcggggcagctgagcccatgcaGCACTCATGAGCCTGCACTCTCGAGCACGTGAGCTGCAACTACGAGAGCTCGCGCCTAGAGCCTGAggtccacaagagaagccgcggcagtgagaagcccgagcaccgaaACTACAGAGGCGcctctgcttgccacaactagagaaagaccacgggcagcaacaaagacccaacacagccaaaaagtaaacaaacactaaaaaaaaaaaaaaagtatttacagCATAAGCCCATTTTgtgaaacatgtatatatgtatacatatatatatacatacacacaataatATAGGCATAACCTCCAAAATGTTGACATATTTATCTCGGGGTGGTAGGAGTATGAGTTACTTGTTTGTATTATAAGGAATAAATAGTTCTTGGGTAATGAAACATTAGAATAATTTTAAAGCAAACCAGGAAGTAGGCAAGATGAACATCAATCTTCCTCCTTGTCCCCTTACTCATTTTAACCCAACAAACTTTTCAGAAGGGACTACTGGGTGTTGGGTCCTGCCAGAGGCTGAGCAAGAACTGGAATAATCACATGGGGTCCCCCAACATTCTCAGGTCCTGGCCAGGGTGACTCAAGGAGACCCTACAAGTAGGCCTTCAGCTGAGGTATGGGCTGAAGCTGGTAGAGAAGGAGGTTCTCCAGCAGGGAAAAGGGTACTGGCAGGAGCGTGGTGCCCTGAGGGAGACACCTAATCGGGATCTCGGGCCTTAAGGATGAACGCATAGGGAGGTTGGGGGCGCCTGGCTCTTGAAGAGCAGAAACAGGAACCACTGCTAAAAGTATAAGCTTCAGCCACCCTCCTCCCacccaaggagctcaaaccagccTAGCCAGGGCGGCTGCAGAGACTGGAATCAAAACATGGACCCATGGCTGCCTCACCACGCCAAGTGCCTTGTTCATGCATCCCAGCAGTGGAACTGGCTGTTGATGGGGCCCACAGAGGCCAGTGAATTCCGGGGGTAGGGGAAAGGATAGCACCAAAGACTCCTATACCCAAGGCCCTGAGTCtggctgcccccagccccaccccgggAGCCAGAGGGGAGGACATTCTTTTAGCCCCtgttgtatgctcagtcatgccagactgtgccaccccatggactgcagcacgccaggcttccctttcagaCCCTGTGTGATCCCTTTTTGTCTCTCTGTTTTGTTTGCTCTGCCTTCTGAGAGGTGAGGTGTGAGGAGTAAAAGGCAGTGCAGATTGCCCTGCGGGGCTGGGCTGAGCCAGGCACCAGCGGCCCCTACCACCAGGGGACACCCGAGCACAGACACTCGCGACCTGGAGAAACCCGAGTAGTCAGGGCATCCACCCTCTCCGTGTCCCTCTGAACTACTCAGAGGAAAGCctggccctggtggctcaaggcTGGCGTGACCCCAGAGGGATGGGCTGGGTGGGGGTCCCAAGTGTGGAGAACTGCTTTCCTCAACCAAATGCTGTTTATTACCCCCATTACCACCTACTGCCAGGGACGCCGGCCGCTGCTGGAAAGCACTGGAAAGACTTGGGACAGAAGGAGCACTGGACGCCGAGTCAGAGCTGGCTGCGGAGCGCCTGCTCTTCATGTGACTTTTCCCTGTCTGCCgggtttgttttctcatctgtaaacaaAGGCGGGTGGGGGTGCGGGGAGAGACTCCGTGGTACCCAAGCGCCCTTCAGGCTCTGACAAAAGACAGATTCCTTGCGGAACCTTGACAAAGGGCAAAGGGAAGAGCTGGAGAAAAGGACCAAACCAAAAGCAGCCGCTGTTTGCTGCCCCAGCGCAGGGGCGCCCGGCGCCCTCGGACGTAGGCGACTTggagcgcgcgcgcacacacacattctcgCCGGCTCCCAGCCGGCCCTCGGATCCTACCACCCAGAGATCCCCGCCTGGGTCTCTCATTGCTGGCTGGGCCATCTCTCCACTTGCTACCTGGAAAGGTTGAGTGGGGTCTTCCGTGGTGGGTACGGGGCAGTGACCCTGACCCCGGTCTCCCTGAGAGGTCAGTCCGCCCCAGGCAGGGGCTCTGCGTCCTCACAGCGCCAATCTTCAGCTCCCTAGCGGCTCCACCCCGTCCTGGACACTGGTGACGGAGAACAGACCTGGGAGGCAGGAGAGCTCGGGGCCGGCGGGTCCCCTGGGGAGGTGGGTCATGGACCCGCGCACTGGGGCTGCGACTTCGTCCCGGTGACCGAAGCTGGTGGAGTTACTTCCAGCCGGGGAttcctgcccaccccctccccaattCCAGCGAATTAATCCTCCCCACTTGTCCCCTAGTTTTGGGAACCTGGGCCCTAAAGGGGTCCAAGAAGTCAAGAGCCTTGAGAAATGCACTGTGCAAATATATTGACTTTATTTGTCTCCGTTCGGGAGCCTCACAGACATATCTAGGTAAAAAGATCGTTAAATAAACGCCATCAGCCATcgcaatgcaaaaataaatatcaatCCTCCGGCCACAGCGCCAGCTGCGCTGGGACCCAAGTCCCATCGGCCGCGCCTAACAATTATAAAAGTGTTCAGCGAGAGTGGGTCGGCGTGAGTGTGAACGGGTGTGCGCGcggggggtggcggggaggggtGGGTACGGTGGAGCGATGTGCAAAAATCGGAGTTTCAGACCATCGGACAAGGGCGTGGAGCGACTCTCCGCGAAGCCCCGGGGACCCGCGGCGACTCAGCGTGGGTGCGCCTCCCCGCACACACTCACAGCAGAGTTCGTACTGGgaagagttaaaaaataaacatttacaagGGCAAAGAAAGGCGGCACCCCCTACCCCGGGCGCCCCGGCTCCCCGGCGCGCGCTCTCGCCCGAGGCGAGCTCAGCTCGGGACGCCCGGACCAGTTCGCAGTCGGGTGAGGGTCCAGGCGGTCCCCCAACCAGGGTGCTCGGCTGATGGGGGACCCCGAGGTGCAGGGCGCGGGGCCCCCTCGGGGTTCGCACGCTGGTAAGTCGCGACGCGCCGCCTGGGCGCGCGAGTCCCGGCTGCGGGCGGCGCCGGTCACAGGGCCGAGTCGGAGTCGCTGGAGTCCAGGCTGTTCCTCAGTTTGCAGCCGCTGAGCGGCTCCCTCTGCAGCGACAGGCTCTGCGTGCTGCGGCGCAGGCACTCCAGGCTCTGCAGGAACGACTTCTTGGCCTTCTCCTCCTCCATAGGGgacgccccctcctcctccacctcctggaTCTCGTCGAAGGTCACCGGCTGCGTCTTGAAACGGGACTGGCGCGGCCGCCGCAGCCGGCCCTTGCCCTTGGACAGCTTGGCGGGCCGCATGGGCTGCGGGAACTCGTCGGCCAGGCACACGAAGTGCGGCATCACCGCCTGGTAGCTGGAGCAGATGCCCATCAGCTCGCCGGGCTTGGCGGCCGCCATGGTGCGGCCGGTGTCTTCGGGGCCGgccggcggggcggcggggctcTCCGGGGGCGGCCGCTGCGCCGGGGCCCCCCGGGAGGCAGCAGCCTGGGGCTCGCCGGGCGGGGGATCCAAATCTGCTGCGGGGTGGTGGCGGCCCTCACGGGCCCGGGTCGGCGCTCCTCTGGAGGGCGGGCGGGCCCGTCGGGGGGCGCGGGGCTCCggggctgggtggggtggggggtgcgctGCTCCGAGGCGCTCGCCGCCGCCGCTGTCGCCGTCTGCCCGGCGGCGGCCCGGCCCGCCGCTTATATAGCCGGCTCCTGCCCACACGGCTGCGAGCTCGGATGACAGCGAATGCCATTTAAAGCGTGCGCGCCCCGCGCCCTTCCGCCTGACGTCGCCCCGCCACTCTGGGAAAGTAGCggcccttcccccccaccccccgcgccGCCCGCCAACCCGGCTCCGGAAGGCAGGCCCCGCCCGCGGGCGTTCCGGGAGCATCCGAGGCTGCGGAGCGCGCGGCGGGGCCCGGGCGCGCGGCGGTCGGGTAGCGAGTGGGTCCCGCCCGTCCTAGGATTCCCCAAGTCTGGACCAACCGTGCTGGCCGCGCGGGCGCAAGTCAGCCCCCCGACCCCTACCCCATCCAGCCGCCTAATCCCAGAAACACACAATCGAGACGCTCGGTTGTTTGGCCTAGGGCTCTGGGCTGAGCGCGCGCGGGGCGGAGGCAGCTCCCAGTTTTCCTTGCCgcagggaaagccagatccctcgGGCTCCCCAAAACCGAGTTCCGAGGAAGAACCGGATTTCTCCTTTGGATCCATGCCACCTCTCCTCCCCACGCGCGCACAaaaacacacgcacgcacgcacagagGCACTCATGAATACAAACACAGCCGATGACTCCAGTCCGCTTCTCTCCCCTAATtgtctttatgtctgtgtcttcaACTCCCTGCACCCTCCAAGTCCCTCGCG
This portion of the Capra hircus breed San Clemente chromosome 15, ASM170441v1, whole genome shotgun sequence genome encodes:
- the C15H11orf96 gene encoding uncharacterized protein C11orf96 homolog, which encodes MAAAKPGELMGICSSYQAVMPHFVCLADEFPQPMRPAKLSKGKGRLRRPRQSRFKTQPVTFDEIQEVEEEGASPMEEEKAKKSFLQSLECLRRSTQSLSLQREPLSGCKLRNSLDSSDSDSAL